The Nitrospinota bacterium genome window below encodes:
- a CDS encoding site-specific DNA-methyltransferase: STHKDELVLDPFQGSGSTGIAAIRTERKYIGIDTEKEYLELAKKRFRDETLEVRIPF, encoded by the coding sequence CTTCTACACACAAGGACGAGTTAGTGCTGGATCCCTTTCAGGGTAGTGGCTCTACGGGCATTGCTGCTATTAGGACTGAACGTAAGTATATAGGGATTGATACCGAAAAGGAGTATTTGGAGCTAGCCAAGAAGCGATTTAGGGACGAAACGCTTGAGGTGAGGATTCCTTTTTAG